TCTTAAGGTATCCAAGCACGAAGTAAACAATAACTCAGAGGCATTATCAGTAAACTTAAGCAATACAAGTCATCAAAATTACCATCGGCCAGTCGGAAGCAGCAACATACTGTACACAAACGGATACAACCCCAAGATATACCACAAAGCCACTAGCACTTCATTCATTTGGAAGCCATCATCTCCTATTATATTAACAAGCTTTTTCAAGAAATACACATCTGTCGACTGCAAACAATCATCAAAGTCAATAGTGAAAATAGGGCAAAAGATGAGCACATGACACCATAGAAGCTTCTACCTTCTCCTCCTGAAGCATCAGGTTGCCATGATAAATAATAAAACTCCCagtatttcttttcctttttcaaaaacTCCTACTAATTTTATTGCTGATTGGGAAATCGAACAAATAACAACTGAAGAAGTTGGTTTCAATCTTAAAGAAAAGCCCAATAGCCAATAACAACACAGTGCAATtgctttaaaaagaaaaaagaaatccaTTTTCTTGTTCCTCAGCTCTCATTTCGTCTGACATCTAAGACAAATTAACCAACAAAGTCTTTCTTTCCCCcctctttttttattattacaaTAACCAAAACTTTCAGTAGTTATTAATCAAGAAGATAAAAAAACAtatcaaagattttttttccccttccatATAATAAACTACAATACCATACCGGGGTTTGGTTTGGTGCTAGAAAGACAACATAGTACACAAGTCCAGCATAAAGTCCAAGGAGCAACAACGACGTCGTCCAGTCcctttctcctcctcctcctcctcctcctccattaTTTGCATCATTCTCCTCCTCCAgacaaatttcttcattttccaaTATGGGATTTTCCGGGTTCTCTTCCGTGCTCAATGAACTGTAACACCAAAATGAATTTTGCAGTTTCTGCAATGGCACCAGTTTTATGCTGCCGTTGATTCCAGTCTCATCTTTCCAATTACTATTACAGCTAGTACGAGTCCTACAGTGTTTTTCataaaatcttgtgcttaattTTATAACAATTGGGAACTTTTGCTGCTCAGGTTTAATGGGTTGCGG
The DNA window shown above is from Coffea arabica cultivar ET-39 chromosome 5e, Coffea Arabica ET-39 HiFi, whole genome shotgun sequence and carries:
- the LOC113743489 gene encoding uncharacterized protein isoform X5, with the translated sequence MLANTNLNSCNFSYFPVHGHNHAPPKIPSPQPIKPEQQKFPIVIKLSTRFYEKHCRTRTSCNSNWKDETGINGSIKLVPLQKLQNSFWCYSSLSTEENPENPILENEEICLEEENDANNGGGGGGGGERDWTTSLLLLGLYAGLVYYVVFLAPNQTPSTDVYFLKKLVNIIGDDGFQMNEVLVALWYILGLYPFVYSMLLLPTGRCENRSVPVWPFLILSGFAGLGLMAYAGLSDGAVWREFYQYFRASKFIHLTCIDFALLSTFAPFWVYNDMTARRWDNKGLWLLPLSLIPLVGPALYLILRPSLLAVPALLSSSTSEEK
- the LOC113743489 gene encoding uncharacterized protein isoform X4; the protein is MLANTNLNSCNFSYFPVHGHNHAPPKIPSPQPIKPEQQKFPIVIKLSTRFYEKHCRTRTSCNSNWKDETGINGSIKLVPLQKLQNSFWCYSSLSTEENPENPILENEEICLEEENDANNGGGGGGGGERDWTTSLLLLGLYAGLVYYVVFLAPNQTPSTDVYFLKKLVNIIGDDGFQMNEVLVALWYILGLYPFVYSMLLLPTGRCENRSVPVWPFLILSGFAGLGLMAYAGLSDGAVWREFYQYFRASKFYNFWMWPGCIIASFVFLPWKKMANAKIHLTCIDFALLSTFAPFWVYNDMTARRWDNKGLWLLPLSLIPLVGPALYLILRPSLLAVPALLSSSTSEEK